The DNA region TCTAGCGTTTGAATGATAGGATACCATTAGAAGAACTAAATTGGGATTTAATTTCCTTATCACGTCCACTTTTAACTGTCAACCTTATATTTTGATTGTAAGACAATTTCATACTCAAGGGGAGGTGAAATGCTTGGTTCATAAGATTATACACTCCAAATGTATTACATATTATCAGTAACGTAGACGCTCTTATATATCACATTCATTAAATTTATCGCAAGTGACAAAGAGGATTgttagagaaagatgacttggtcCCTCAAGGATGCTTTTGATATTAGTCTTTTTTAGCATATACATTCATATCTCGCATATGCTATTGGCATTTGGATGTTATAGCCATAATTTGATGTGATTTACATTGTATAATTTTTTGCCATTCCATGGCACAGTCTTATGACGTTAATTCTCGAGGGCtggaaatcttctccaaaagtTGGCTTCCAGAGACGCATCCAAAAGCAGTTGTCTACTTTTGTCATGGTTATGGAGATACATGCACTTTTTTAGCCGAAGGTTTGTGGCTTGCAAAAACATTTGAAGTTTTACAcaagttatttatttttttattttttattaaaaggaaaaaattgtaaaaactGTCCTTACATGTAGGCATTGCAAGGAAATTAGCATCTTTTGGTTATGGAGTTGTTGCAGTGGATTACCCCATTTTTGGGCTTTCAGAAGGTCTTCATGGTTATATACCAAGTTTTGACAAGCTGGTTGACGATGTCATTGAGCATTAATCAAAAGTTACAGGTATGAGTGAATTGGCTGAGAACCTAGTTCATCATTAAGTGGATTCTTCTGAGAGGGTCAAGACACAAATAATATTAGAAATTGGATTCAAAATATCTTACATGTGAAGGTGTGACTCTTTGAGCTTAAGTTttcatttccttatttttctatAGATCATAGCTCAGCCAAAGATGTTTTAGATCTGGCTGATTAAGCGTTTCGACACGTCTTAAACCGGAGGATAGCTGTTAGCTTTTGTCTTCTGCTGCATTAGTGAAGTCTGACATTACTTTTGGAACCCTTCTGTACATGTGAAGCACCATCTATTATTCATATATGTAATTCTTAATGATTACATGTCAGAAGAATTATCAAACTCTG from Lycium ferocissimum isolate CSIRO_LF1 chromosome 2, AGI_CSIRO_Lferr_CH_V1, whole genome shotgun sequence includes:
- the LOC132046641 gene encoding uncharacterized protein LOC132046641, giving the protein MGNQVKFPGISEELQKILDADMDNVEARRRAREAFKDIQLSIDHILFKVPRAGLKMEEVTLMLVSFWIEDGGGLEIFSKSWLPETHPKAVVYFCHGYGDTCTFLAEGIARKLASFGYGVVAVDYPIFGLSEGLHGYIPSFDKLVDDVIEH